From one Dermacentor andersoni chromosome 1, qqDerAnde1_hic_scaffold, whole genome shotgun sequence genomic stretch:
- the RpL28 gene encoding large ribosomal subunit protein eL28, giving the protein MSAELQWMIVKDRSSFLVKKRMIKTWFSIDPLNPKGTHAKRYSGTVRDKALTIEPHSSGKGVTLVYKKQANRKKPAKLIDRVPLKKGARRTMSSIKKWVKGHRYYRKDLQTLCLRRASAILRSQKAIVPKKKSSRPVKKAD; this is encoded by the exons ATGTCGGCCGAACTGCAGTGGATGATCGTCAAAGACCGGTCAAGCTTCCTGGTCAAAAAGCGGATGATCAAAACGTGGTTTAGCATT GACCCCCTGAACCCTAAAGGAACGCACGCCAAGCGCTACAGTGGCACTGTAAGGGACAAGGCCCTCACCATCGAGCCTCACAGCAGCGGCAAAGGTGTTACGCTGGTCTACAAGAAGCAAGCTA ATCGCAAGAAGCCAGCGAAACTGATTGACCGCGTGCCCCTCAAGAAGGGAGCCCGCCGCACGATGTCCTCCATCAAGAAGTGGGTAAAGGGACATCGGTACTACAGGAAGGATTTGCAGACC CTGTGCCTGCGTCGTGCCAGTGCCATCCTCAGAAGTCAGAAGGCTATCGTGCCCAAAAAGAAGAGCTCTCGCCCTGTAAAGAAGGCCGACTGA